The DNA window GAGAAGGTCGCAGCGGTCACCTTGGAGGTCATGAGTCTACGCATGGAACTGGACATGCTCATCAAGGTCTGAACAAATGGCATTGTCTCAAAGACGGTTATTCTGAAATATTTCAGGGGTTCATGAAATCAGTTGTTTTACTGAGtcgttgttgttgatgttttcaCAGGAAGCTCACCCCCACCCAGAGTTCTTTGAGAGAATGATCCCATCACTGAACCAAAAGGTATTTTTCCTTTTCCTTTCTCCCATAAcctgtcctcttcctctctgccttctaCTTGTTTTTAGTTCACCCTAATAGCCTCTCTCTGCTTCAGACCGTTTTTATATTTGTGTGGTTTTGTGTCTGTTGGTGTCCACTGCCATCAGATGACTGAAATCTCCTTTATGATTCCAGGATGACTTTGGACCGATGTCTGATGCAGTAGCTATTCCCTCCAGCCTGAGAGAGAGCCAGCCCCTGTACATGTCTCtgtcctccctgtctcagtctcccaCTAGTGCCTTTCTCCCAGTACGGACCGCTAACGCTTCAACCTCAACCTCCATCTCTACCAGACACACAGGTTAGAACTGTGCACGCGCATGTTTTTGTTGAACTATCCTTGTGGGTActagaagtcctcacaaggatagtaaaacaaggaacatttgGGGGGGACATTTTGCCAGCCCCCAcaaggaaaaatgctattttaggtttaagggttacaattagggttagaattagtcagggttaggggttaaggttaaggttagatttagaATTTTTGATGGGAATCAATTCTTTGGTCCCTACAAGGATAGCAgtacaaaactgtgtgtgtgcgcatgagtGTGTATATTTCTAACATCTGAAACGTACATTTCACCTTTTCTCGTTTCTCTTCCCCTGCAGCCAACTGCACTATCTGTGCTATATTCCCAGTGGCTGCCCATTGTAACTCTTGTGTCCAATGGCTGTGTACGGAATGTGACAGACTGTACCACTCCTCCGCAGAACGAGCCAATCACCACAGGACTGTTGTGACATCCTCTAAAATGCGAAAGAACCACAGGTAAAACATGACAAATAAGACAAAAGTGAAAGTACACAGTAAAGGAAGAAAATCGACACATTTTCATAGGTGGTGATTACTGCTGAAAATGcaactgtctctgtgtgttttgaCAATATtcacttcctctgtctctcccagtaGCTCCCTTCTGTCATGGCACTGTACCCACTGCACCAGGGTCAACTCCATCCAGGACATACTGTGTGAGATGTGTGAGAGGCCACGCCTGGCCTCCTCTGGCCCTGCTAAGGATGAGTTCCCACAGCCCTTCACCATCACTggtcagtgtacacacacacacacacacacccaaccaacAGTGTATGTGTTTTAATAGTGGTGGTTTGCCTTTTCTCCAATCAGTCTCACTCCTCTATTTCTGTGTTTACTTCGTATGCTTGTTTTATTGTCTGAAAATGTAATGACACTCTTAAGATGTATATAAGCTGTTGATGAGTTCATAATCACCTCTTCCAGAGCCCTGTGTTGAGTGTGTTTTCACTATGTACGTCACCAGAGTGGCAGTGTAAAAGCTGTACGGTAGTGAACACAGGCAGTAGTATCCTGTGTGAGGTGTGTGAGCGCCCCCGCCTAGCTACCAAGCCTCCTgcaacccccacacacccccttCCTACGCCCAACCGGCCTGCTGCTCCAGTACTGGGCATGCCAGGAGACCCAGACAGCCAGGTAAAGCTTCAGATTCTGCCTTCATCAAAACAGTCTGTTGTTCCTCTATTCCCTTGAGTCTCTAAGCTCATGTCAATTATCACTTCTTTTCCCATCTTCTCTCTACTTCTCTGTTGCAGTGGGTGTGCCAATTCTGTACTTATGTCAATTACACTCCAGCGTCTGTGTGTGAGATGTGTGACCTTCCTCGTCCCGAGCCCGCCAAAATGCCAGTCAAACTCCACCCTCCGTCCCAGGTCAAAAGGGTCCCTGTGCTGTCCGTCAAACCCAAAGACCCGCCCATGGAGGACCCTGATTTGAGGAGACAGAAactgatgagggaggaggggctaAAGCTGATTGAGCTTATTAGAGTGAGTGAAGGCTTTCTGTAGAACTATAATATGTTGTGTAATCACATTATCCTACTAGTAATATTACAAGATATTAGCAAATTTAAGATTTAGATTCAGAAAAGTCTTTATTGTACCATTGCTGGGCGATTTGGTTGCAGGAATATTATAACTACAGATTTCAGAAAACAAATGTGTTTTACTTATTCATACAGTGTGGTGAGTAGCAGCAGCTGAGGCCTAGTCAATATGTATGACagatttctttatttctctctcaggatggagagaaaaaaggagtGAGTCCAGAGGAGGTGTACACAGGCATGCGTGTCTCCGGGGATGGCAACATCCTCCCCTGTGATTGGCTCAAAGCGGAGCTACCTCACCTGCTCGACCAGATCTGTGCCATGGCTGCGTCGTCTCGAGCAGCAGACCTGAAGACGGGACTGAACCAGAACGGGCTCTCCAACGAGACTGGTACTGCAGAGGATACTGGTGTGGAGGAGGAGCAGCCCAGAGGGGGAGGAGTGGCCCTGTCCAGGGCTGAGGCCAAGATGGCCTGGCTGTCTGCAGGGGGAGAAACTGAGAGAGCAGCCAGACAGTCTCTTAGAGACAGACACGCTAAGGTGAGAGACAGGGCAGTAGGTCTATTGCCCAGGTCTAAGAACAGATCTAAGGTCAGTTGTACAGGCACTTTTCCCAGCTGAACTCTATTTACGTTTCCCAGACCTgtattaagcctagtcctggactaaaacacattttcaatggagattctccattagGAACTATTTTGAATGCGGAATTAGCCTTTTAACACTCAAAGAAGGGTTTAGTTTGTCATGTACCTGTCCTGTCATGTACAGGTGAAGGAGCTGTGTTCTCTGGGGTTCACCGACGAGGCGCGGTGTCAGGAGGTACTGAGGCAGAACGGgggagaggtgcggggggctctGTCTCTGCTGCAGCGACCGCTCATGGAGCCCTTCCACCAGCGCATGTGGAGCAACCAGCCGGAGCCCACCATCGACATCAACCACCCCGACAAACAGGTAGGACACTGGGGCTCTCAACTGCACTATGTGCTTTATTCAGCCCATACATTTAGCTGAACACAGAATAGCTATATTGATGATAATGTGCTCACAACTACCACCATTAGAAAGGTCCACAGATCATACATTTTCTTCAATCACGTGACAGTTGCTTGATCTCtcatgtaaatgtatattttacAGTGAAAAGCATTATTTTGTAGTAAGGCATAGCTCTCCTTTCATCATGACTCTGCATCAGTTGGTCCACTCCACTGgtctgatctctctctcctcttcctctccccccctccctcccccctgggACCAGCGTGTGTGTCGGAGGCTGCTGGCGGTGTATGACCTGCCCAGCTGGGGCCGCTGTGAGCTGGCCCTGTCCTTGCTGCAGGAGCGCACCGCCCCCTACTCCCTGGACGATGTAGTACAGGCCGTACGCGAGTCACAAGACCGAGACTTCATCCGCCGGGTGCTGGCCAAAGAGTGCCCCATCTGCCTATCGGACTTTCCCCGCAGCAAGGTACTCTCTctagtgtgtgttttgggggacTTGTGGGTGTTTGCGTGCATGTCAGCACTAGCTTGCCTTTGTTCAAAATGAAGTAGAAGCTTTTCTGTGTTTTTTTGCAGTATCTAACCCCCCCACAACTCTCatacacctttctctctctctcttcaacttcCTGTTTCAGATgcagtctctgacctcctgtcaGTGCTCGGTGTGCTGTGGCTGTTTCCAGCAGCACTTCACCATCGCAGTGAGAGACAAGCACATCAGAGACATGGTGTGTCCCGTCTGCTGGGAACCTGACATCAACGACCCTGAACACCTCAACAGCTACTTCTCCACCCTGGACATCCAGGTAGTACATCACACAGAGAACAACCTCACCCAAAATCTCCCTCAGATTCTGTTTTTGAAGAGAGAAGAAACTGAGAGTGAAGCCCAATTTTCTGGATTTCAGAGGCTTCTTTCCCTTCAACATGCAGGTGTCAGTGTGTTTTCAGGGTGTATGAGGTACTGTCTATAATGATGGTTACACCTGtaataatatttttgtgtgtgtgtgtgcagctgcgGGAGTGTCTGGAGCCAGAGGTATATGATCTGTTTCATAAGAAGCTGACTGAACAAGCTCTCATCAAGGACCCCAAGTTCCTCTGGTGTAGTCATGTGAGTTTAAATCCCAGTATCCTATGTATACAGAGGCAAaggaaaaatatgtttttgctaATCCCCATTGAGGCTGTTAAAAATTATTAAATAACATGCTACACCCATCTTCACTAGCTAAAAATGACCAGTACCTGCTCTTaaacagggcggcaggtagcctagtggttagagtgttggactagtaatcgaaaggttgcaagatcgaatccccgagctgacaaggtaaaaaatctgtcattctgcccctgaacaaggcagttctgcacttgttcctaggccgtccttgtaaataagaatttgttcttaactgacttgcctagttaaataaaggtaaaataaaaaactgttgaAATATTCCTCTTCCCTTCCCTGTCTTCTCTTCATAACTTCTCCCCCCAGTGCTCCTATGGGTTCATCTATGATGGAGACCAACTGAAGGTCACCTGTTTCCAGTGTAGGAACAGCTTCTGTGCACAATGCAAGAAACCTGTAAGTGTGAAACATTAACTCTGTGTGTGAGGGAATCTGAATCTGAAGTTGCAATTAATTGGGGCTATGAGGAGATGATATTTGGCTTTAGAGTAAAGCTGCTAGAGCCCCATCTCACTCCATTATCccctcgtgtctctctctctctctctctctctctctctgtgctctctctctgtgctctctctctgtgctctctctctctctctttctctctctctctctgtgccctctAGTGGGAGTCTCAGCACGGTGGTCTGTCATGTGAACAGTACCAGTCCTGGAAGAGAGAGAATGACCCAGAATACCAGAGGCAAGGCCTGGCCGGATACCTGCGCGACAACGGCATCAGTgagacacacagcacacacaccttCTAAATGAAACAACACCTCCTCATTGAGAGCTACTGTAGTGTTTAACCAGAAAAGGCAGGTACGTCAGAGGTGTGAACGGCCAGACACTTCACTAGGTGTTGGGCTGAGAGATCAAATTGGTCTTACTCACTTACTCATCTTCCAAACCAGCACATTTCATTAGCGTCATGAACAACACTCCCGTAGATGTACTGTAGGCCTTCtgcttgtgtaacagtgtaggttccgtccctctcttcgccccaacccgggctcgaaccagggacccttgcacacatcaacaactgacacccacgaagcatcgttacccatcgcgccacaaaagccgctgcccttgcaacgcaaggggaaaccctacttcaagtctcagagcgagtgacgtcactgattgaaac is part of the Salmo trutta chromosome 31, fSalTru1.1, whole genome shotgun sequence genome and encodes:
- the LOC115169744 gene encoding E3 ubiquitin-protein ligase RNF31 isoform X2; protein product: MASILSNQLEEVRCHAEACLHSTGSVLEIRAGILAMANIPLPPSAKYHYIAAETMIIENSIGNNRKETIGSLQRLSTALNILEKYGCNLTSSSRPKYWRTVKHNNPVFRATVDAIQGGRAVLCLYGYSNQQPDGLSFPDVVVEPDIEKVAAVTLEVMSLRMELDMLIKEAHPHPEFFERMIPSLNQKDDFGPMSDAVAIPSSLRESQPLYMSLSSLSQSPTSAFLPVRTANASTSTSISTRHTANCTICAIFPVAAHCNSCVQWLCTECDRLYHSSAERANHHRTVVTSSKMRKNHSSLLSWHCTHCTRVNSIQDILCEMCERPRLASSGPAKDEFPQPFTITEWQCKSCTVVNTGSSILCEVCERPRLATKPPATPTHPLPTPNRPAAPVLGMPGDPDSQWVCQFCTYVNYTPASVCEMCDLPRPEPAKMPVKLHPPSQVKRVPVLSVKPKDPPMEDPDLRRQKLMREEGLKLIELIRDGEKKGVSPEEVYTGMRVSGDGNILPCDWLKAELPHLLDQICAMAASSRAADLKTGLNQNGLSNETGTAEDTGVEEEQPRGGGVALSRAEAKMAWLSAGGETERAARQSLRDRHAKVKELCSLGFTDEARCQEVLRQNGGEVRGALSLLQRPLMEPFHQRMWSNQPEPTIDINHPDKQRVCRRLLAVYDLPSWGRCELALSLLQERTAPYSLDDVVQAVRESQDRDFIRRVLAKECPICLSDFPRSKMQSLTSCQCSVCCGCFQQHFTIAVRDKHIRDMVCPVCWEPDINDPEHLNSYFSTLDIQLRECLEPEVYDLFHKKLTEQALIKDPKFLWCSHCSYGFIYDGDQLKVTCFQCRNSFCAQCKKPWESQHGGLSCEQYQSWKRENDPEYQRQGLAGYLRDNGITCPNCRFQYALSKGGCMHFCCSQCRYQFCSGCNNPFHTTCAVIQCSVTGLHAHHPRDCLFYLRDWEPVRLQALLQNKCVEFNTDTPPGTQAGMCGVIEQKDEGGQQTDSACGAQTQPGHAGLCEKHYREYLVSLINGHSIDPAPLFNANELVVACRRYQVDDARGEMEDDLTYYPRMLEKLIDEVPLGDKVPRKK
- the LOC115169744 gene encoding E3 ubiquitin-protein ligase RNF31 isoform X1 — protein: MASILSNQLEEVRCHAEACLHSTGSVLEIRAGILAMANIPLPPSAKYHYIAAETMIIENSIGNNRKETIGSLQRLSTALNILEKYGCNLTSSSRPKYWRTVKHNNPVFRATVDAIQGGRAVLCLYGYSNQQPDGLSFPDVVVEPDIEKVAAVTLEVMSLRMELDMLIKEAHPHPEFFERMIPSLNQKDDFGPMSDAVAIPSSLRESQPLYMSLSSLSQSPTSAFLPVRTANASTSTSISTRHTANCTICAIFPVAAHCNSCVQWLCTECDRLYHSSAERANHHRTVVTSSKMRKNHSSSLLSWHCTHCTRVNSIQDILCEMCERPRLASSGPAKDEFPQPFTITEWQCKSCTVVNTGSSILCEVCERPRLATKPPATPTHPLPTPNRPAAPVLGMPGDPDSQWVCQFCTYVNYTPASVCEMCDLPRPEPAKMPVKLHPPSQVKRVPVLSVKPKDPPMEDPDLRRQKLMREEGLKLIELIRDGEKKGVSPEEVYTGMRVSGDGNILPCDWLKAELPHLLDQICAMAASSRAADLKTGLNQNGLSNETGTAEDTGVEEEQPRGGGVALSRAEAKMAWLSAGGETERAARQSLRDRHAKVKELCSLGFTDEARCQEVLRQNGGEVRGALSLLQRPLMEPFHQRMWSNQPEPTIDINHPDKQRVCRRLLAVYDLPSWGRCELALSLLQERTAPYSLDDVVQAVRESQDRDFIRRVLAKECPICLSDFPRSKMQSLTSCQCSVCCGCFQQHFTIAVRDKHIRDMVCPVCWEPDINDPEHLNSYFSTLDIQLRECLEPEVYDLFHKKLTEQALIKDPKFLWCSHCSYGFIYDGDQLKVTCFQCRNSFCAQCKKPWESQHGGLSCEQYQSWKRENDPEYQRQGLAGYLRDNGITCPNCRFQYALSKGGCMHFCCSQCRYQFCSGCNNPFHTTCAVIQCSVTGLHAHHPRDCLFYLRDWEPVRLQALLQNKCVEFNTDTPPGTQAGMCGVIEQKDEGGQQTDSACGAQTQPGHAGLCEKHYREYLVSLINGHSIDPAPLFNANELVVACRRYQVDDARGEMEDDLTYYPRMLEKLIDEVPLGDKVPRKK